The region TGTAGAAAGATGCTAGGTCACCATACAAAAGAATAAAACTCAATCAAATAAGTAGTTATGACGTGTAGTTGACAAGTGACTTACAATTATTGTAGTTGTCCTTACTGAGAAGATATAAGTGTGAATTGTCCATAAAAAAGTGAAAAcgaaataattcaattaaatatttgttcAAAAAAAACGAACATAATCAAGTTGTTGGATATATAATAGTATGTACTCCAGGCCCGTtcttattctttattactaagaataaagaatattatatagAACAAGAAGAACGACAATTATTGTTATCATCTATATCATGGATGATGGAAGGAAGACATAGCAAAGATCATTTACATCAACGAGTGGGTAACAGGAGATTATGATAGGTATTGCTATGCcataaatatttgagaTGAATCTAATAGGGCCAAGTGATACCTAGTACCAGTACAAAGCTGCTACCGGATTCATCCAATAAGATGCTCATTTTAAAAATCCACCTAATGcgaaaaattattattatagtGTATAGCTCTCGATAGATTAATTTGTTCAAAAAAGGTATAAATCCGTGCACCTCGTACACTGAGTCAAAGGATTTCCATTGTCCGGTGAAATTTCGCTAACGGTGAAAGCAgaatggaaaaaaagaagacaTAACCAGAAATTGAAGGTAAACACTAGCTATAAGTTTGTAATAAGGCTTgcaaattaataaaaattgtaattatCTAGCATTAGACTGACCACAATCTGCATATCTCCACACAtatataacaatgtctTCTATGATTACCTCTTTGACACCAAATCAAGTCAACGATGAGTTGAATAAAATGCAAGCCTTCATTAAGAAGGAAGCTGAAGAAAAAGCTaaagaaattcaattaaaagcTGACCAAGaatatgaaattgaaaaaactCAACTTGTTCGTACTGAAACTTCTAATATTGACAGTGCTTTTTCTGATAAGATGAAGAAAGCCTCTTtaaaacaacaaatttCAAAGTCCACTGTCGCCAACAAAATGcgtttaaaaattttaagctCAAGGGAAGAATCTTTAGACAATATATTTGAGTTGGCTAAGAAGCAATTGAAAACTCTAGCTACAGATGAACCTAAATACAAGCCAATTTTAAAGGGGTTGATTCTTGAAGCTATGTGTAAATTACTGGATtctaaaatcattattcaaGCTACTAAAAGAGACGAATCCTTAGTAAAATCTATGATTGATGAGTTGAAGAACGAATATAAGactatttcaaaatcagaAGAACTACCAGAAATTACAATCTCAgaagattatttaaataaagatatatctGGCGGTGCTGTTGTTTCAAACGCTAATGGTAAAATTAGCATCAACAATACCCTAGAAGAAcgtttagaattattaaatgctACTGCATTGCCTGCTATTAGATTAGAAATGTTTGGCCCATCAGAATCAAGAAAGttttttgattaataactatattttttttacctttaCTCTACTTGTCCCACTTTTCAACTTTTTCTGCTTTCATCCACTTCTAATTAATctacaaaattatattttttattgcCAACGCTGACAGTACAATaacatatttttcttttcttataattatatatatatatatatatgtgtgtgtCATATATCCTATAacctttatattttatatatttttaaattatacataCTTAATTTATCAGCatacattatttttcctttaGAAATAGTTCGCCCTATTAAAATAACCCAACCAAGCAttcaatgaaaaattataccCATTTTAAATGggattaataataatagtccAAAAACACACATTAAGTATATTGTAACAATAGTTTACGGGTAATTTCCCGTTACAAATGTACCATCCAAGtttaatatcattgatCTCAAAAAAACAACTGTTTGGTAATggaaaatttatatttaatgcTATCGGATACATTCCTTCATATTATTCACCATACTCAACAAACAAAtctaattataattattcacCACTATTAAAACCAATAAAACccaatgataattttatttcgAGTACATGCTTTAATGAAAAAGGTATTATTACTTCTGTGTCAAAGAAATTTCCAAAATGGTCTTTTTTAAgagattttgatttatatcCAAGAGATTTAAGAAAGATAGATTCTTCATCTGTTGATATTATACCATCGATATTagttaagaaaaaatgcataattataaatattctttatattaAGGTACTGATTGCAAAGGATAAACTTTACATTTTTGATACTTCCACAGCAAAAGATGTTTCCAAATTAGGGGTATTAATGTACGACTTAGAGTCCAAATTATCACAAAAACATTCCCAACCATCTTCTGTAGCGAAAAATATAACGCCAGATACTACAACACTAAGCTCAGACCCTAATACGAATCAAGATAAATGCGCAATAGAAAACacatcttttaatttaaatggtaatttaaattcaactTACAACTTCAACAATTCTTTGTCAAATCACCAGTCATATGAACATAAAGCTCTAGAAAGTATATTAATCAATGTAATGGGGTCATTGGAAACAGAGTTAAAAATGCATTCGACCGTTTCTAAGCAATTATTACTAGGCCTAGAAAATGAAGTCAATAGAGATAAATTAAGAGACCTTTTGATTAAATCAAAGGACTTGAGTTTATTCTATCAAAAATCGTTATTGATTAGAGACGTTcttgatgaattattagaaaatgatgaagatatgGCAGGGATGTATTTGACTAATCCTATAAAGCCTAACCAGGATATTGCcgattttgattttgctGATTTAGAAATGTTACTAGAAACATATTATACACAATGTGATGAATACGTCCAACAAGCTGAATCATTAATTCaagatattaaatcaaCAGAGgaaattgtaaatattatCCTAGACGCCAATAGAAATTCTCTAATGTTGTTGGAACTGAAAATTACTATTTATACCTTGGGGTTTAGTGTTGCAACTTTATTACCTGCCTTCTATGGTATGAAccttaaaaatttcattgaaGAAAGTAATTTTGGCTTCTCTGGTATAGTTAgcatttcaataataatgggTATCTATGTCACAAGAAAGAATTTTGCTGCTCTACGATCAACAACGAGATTGACTATGTTAAATAATCATATGGGGAACTTATCTCCAAAACATACTTCTATAGCTAATGAAAACACTCAAAAATATGTACCAACTTTATGGCTAAATTGCACCAAAGCTTGGGAACGATTTTGGTGGGGACGTTCTTTAAGGAAACGTGAACGTGTCTTAAAGACAAGAGAAAACCGtgaaaaaatttggaaatggTTATTAGAGAAAGATCCCAAATAAATTTAGCATTACCTTCATTTTACGATATGTTTCCTGTCTtacataatatttttccaaatttgcttttaatcttttaatcTCCTATTTAttgcatattttttttcaaatgataaataCCACAACATTACATAGACTTTATACATTATACAAATCCTTTATACATCAGATATACAAACTATTCACTTCATCTCATTTATtctttgtaaatttttattttcactCCTTTGGATTTTCCATAGTTTCCTGAAGTTGCCTAACAAGCAAGATTCTCCTGAAAATTTACATCTCctaattttataatacaatataTACACATAACCTCAAAAtctgaaaattttattttagcTAGATCCAAATCTCTTTCAATTCATTCAGTATGATAGGCGGTATTAATtcagtaaaaataaatgaatctTGTTGTCTCCTTTTATGACATTTTATTGAAGGATTCTAGTATTTCTATTATCAGTTTCGACGCGATGAGTCGCCTCAAGTGGTTTGcgaattttccaaaaaaaatcatatttataCAATATTGCTGCTTCGATATCATGTAAAGCAGAAAAAAGTGAGAAACAAATTAAGGTTGGAAAacaatttataatataaaacaCGAAATAAAAAGACAATTAATAACTCTCGTGATAGGTGTAAgaaactttaaattttagGGTAGAAGCAGTTCAACCAACTAAAAGTTTATTTGTAAggagtatatatataatacacGTTTCAGAAAATATAGAGGACTGAAGAGAAGTGTGCTACAGAGCTAGTAAGATTAGATATGCTACCCCAAAATGAAGCTAATGAAGCTCTAACAAGGAAAAATACAGTTTTCCTAGATATATACGATATTAAGATTTTACAATACCAGATTGCTATCACtaaattattggaattgaaaaatacttTGCAGAACCTAGAAACAAGCTTGAAGACAAGACATCCAGACGCATACATCGTTCCCTTACTGAATTACATTCTTTCGTTGTGCGAAGGTCCTGTACTTAATGTGCACATTTCAATTCGTAAGAGATATAGACTACTTTCTCAATTTAAACTATGTAAATTATCAGAAGTTGGTATAATCTCTCCAGACAATCAAAATGGTACTTCAGAGATCAAACAGGTTTACGAAATACCCaatattgaattagaaGTATTATTGCCAGATGTCTCTGAAGATAGTTTGTTTTATTCGAACAATATGTACAATAGAGATTTACAATGGAAATTGTTTCATTCTTTATCATgtataattgataattctttgaaaatataCACAGGAATGCTAGATCAAGTCGAAAAGgaaagaaatttatatGGCTCTTTAAATCCTTTTGGTCGAACGGCTAAGTTCAATTATAATTCAATAGACGACTTACTAGAGTCCCCGGAGGCTAGTCTTTCTTTGGATATGGCTGTACTAATTTCTGATTTTAACAGAGATACTTCGTTGGAATCTTTTAGGAAATTACAGTTACAACTATtgaagattattattaacgGATTTcaagataaaattaaaccGTTTTTATCCAAATATTACTcacaattgaaaatattttcaactcctaataatacaaaaaatacaaatgatGTGATAATGGACATTCAAAGTTTGCCACATTGGGAGTACACTCTCCATAGACTATACacctttatttttaaatcaatttcttacatggatattttaatatctctCTTGAGACAGATATATTTTcctaataaattatattttcaagatattaaaatcaagTTAAGATCGAAAAATGTTCATGATTATGAAGAAATGATCCAAATGCTTGAAGATATAAGCAATAACTATAGAGATGATGAAACAATCAGGTTATTGATCAATTTATTAGGGAGCTACACAAAACGCggttctttattttttgttcaaCCTGATAATGTACTAGACTGCTATAATAATGGTGTAGTTAAAGCgtatgaaaaattgaaatttttcataaatttttttaaaaactgGTACAAGATTTGGCTacatattgaaaataataaggaCGGTAAAAAGTTATTAGATAACTTATCTCAAGCTCAACTATTGAGAATGCTGAATGAGAGAAAAAATGTAGATCACAAAGGGATGACTACCTCGAAAGAAGGTTTAAAGAAGAGCAAAAAGTTATCCACGGCAGATAATCATTTGGCACCTACAACAAATGTGTCCTCATTAGCTAATTCTGGCTCGAAAAATAATCTTTCGTTGAAACATCAAGTTGGTCTTCAACGAAGCTCTTCGATGATGTTACGTAAGAGTTCTCCGTCAAGTCCAAGAAGCTCTATAGGGATTGTGAGAAGCTCTTCTGTGAAAAGGCTGAGCACTAAAATTGATCCAAGTAATCATGCAGCGGTCGCATCTGCGTTAGCGGCAAACTCTATGAGTACTACACCAACGAGATCGTCAACTGGTCTAAAGAGGTCATCATCAGTAAATGCTAGACCTTTATCTGCAATAGCATCAAGCCAAGCTGTATCATCTCCAAATTCTTCCTTAAACACTACCCCGAAAGTTTCTCGTAAACCATCAAACTCTCGTGAAAGCAAGCCCCCAACTCATAAGAAGAAATCActtaatgatttaaaacaaCAATCCTCACAAACTAGACAACGATCTTCCTCCTTACAGGCTTCATTCCATTCTCACCACTTAATGCCCTCTCATCCACCACAAATTAGAGCAAATTCTTTGGATACAGAACCTTCGTTAGTTAATcaaaaaagaattcaaGAGAAtgtgaataaaaatttattaaggACACCACCAACTGCAAACTCCAATTCACATTCAAAAGTGGGGACTCCAACATctattaattctaataatagtgGTACCAAAAATAGTAGACATTCTATTTCTACATTTGCATCATTGCGtccaaaagaaaatacaaataattctagTACTATTATGGGTTCACCATTAGGAAGGAAAAGATATTCAGCTATCTCAAACACTAACACGGTagatattgatgatatcATGCTtgatttagataatttgaaattagaCAATGACTCTTCCAATGTAGTTAATCATAAACTTGCCTCAAAaggtaaaaataattccaatCTAGTCTTTAGTAATACGGAAAGATCAAGATCAAATGGCTCTAGTAATTCCAGTATGGAATACTCTCAAGATGAATGGCATGATGCTGATGGAATGATAAGCCCAAACAATAACGCTTCAGTAAACAGCAGTACAACTTCTTTGGTAAAAAAAGTTAGATTTGCAGGAGTACCACCAATTGTTGAAGTTGATGAGCCTAAAACAACAACCCCATCAAAGAGACGAAGCTGGCATAGTAAACCTGATTACTTGAATACATTATCACCTCCCCCTGGGATCATCACAAATGCTGcatctaattcatctttaCTAAACTCTAgaaattccaaaaatagTAACGAATTTGCAAAGATAGACCATACAAGCAGTAATTCTATTCAGtatagaaataatttgaaaaagagTTATGATGATATCCCTGAAGAAGGGGAAGATTTTAACCGAGAAAATTCACCTCAAATAATGACCACGACTACACGACAAGCTAAAAAATTTGCCAATCCTTTAATGAGCAGGctcaaataaaaagatgattgatattagaattactattgcatatatatatatataataaagtgtttatatatttgcTACACctcttgttttttttttgtctttttttttaattttttacgtcattttaaatcattaatgCAAAAAGTGACCAAACAAGCTAAACCTATGCATCTTCTTGATCTTCAACATCCTTGTCTGATATTCCTGAAAAATCAAccaataattgattttttcccCCAGAATTCTCCTTTTGAACTAGCCTTAATAATTTGGCGtttcttttaattgcaTATTGTTCAATCTTTTTAATAGTCCCGCTTATTTTTACAGGGTTTATAATTATGTCATTGAGTAGTATGCTGTTGGTTGAAACTCCCAGCCCATTAATATTCTTAACTAAAGCCATTGCACTGACTACCAAATCTACATCTTCACGTAAGCATCTTATTATTCCCGTGGATGTCATATtagagaaatatttaatatggATTAAGGAATTCACTTTTGCGGAGCCATAATCCCCAAAATTCACCTGCAAAGAACGTCGTATTTCATTTAACAGGATCCtagaattaatttctaCAGGTGTTAGTTGACGTAATGACAACGAATCATACTCTTTTAAATCTTGAATATCAGTTGGAGTTAggatttcaaataaaatatatctacTCTTTAAACGAACCATTTCTTCTATCTAATTATACTACTCAATACGCAGCTTTATTCAACTGTTTCATACCAATGTATTAACGTAACATGGCATGCctatgaatatttttatttctcatCTCATCATTTTCTGACCTATTCTAATTAGGAAATAGTGAAAGTTTTCActttaaaaacaaaaaaaaaaataccaCGGCGCTACCATCATGTAACCTTTAgtacaatttttttcaaacttCATTGTTTATTACCTATGGAATCATTTctgtttttcaaaaaacACCTATTAGAATTCCCAATGGAAACCTTAAAGGTCCATTAATTGCAATTGGATTACGGAGCATCAGGATGGcgaattaataatgattcaatggaatattttttttcaattttaatggCTTTCTGGTTCACGAAAAAAGGCGATCTCGGCCGAGCCATTGTCAGGAATAAACAGTTTCCggaaattttaatatgtAGTCATCGATTTGTTGGTTAAATCTGGCATTAAATCACGAACTTTAAAGTGCAACACTGTGAAGAACTAAAAAAGGCTTAAGGGTGGTAAGCAGGACGGTGAAATAATAGAGGATTAGTGTCGTGGTT is a window of Henningerozyma blattae CBS 6284 chromosome 5, complete genome DNA encoding:
- the VMA4 gene encoding H(+)-transporting V1 sector ATPase subunit E (similar to Saccharomyces cerevisiae VMA4 (YOR332W); ancestral locus Anc_7.63), whose amino-acid sequence is MSSMITSLTPNQVNDELNKMQAFIKKEAEEKAKEIQLKADQEYEIEKTQLVRTETSNIDSAFSDKMKKASLKQQISKSTVANKMRLKILSSREESLDNIFELAKKQLKTLATDEPKYKPILKGLILEAMCKLLDSKIIIQATKRDESLVKSMIDELKNEYKTISKSEELPEITISEDYLNKDISGGAVVSNANGKISINNTLEERLELLNATALPAIRLEMFGPSESRKFFD
- the MRS2 gene encoding Mrs2p (similar to Saccharomyces cerevisiae MRS2 (YOR334W); ancestral locus Anc_7.62) → MYHPSLISLISKKQLFGNGKFIFNAIGYIPSYYSPYSTNKSNYNYSPLLKPIKPNDNFISSTCFNEKGIITSVSKKFPKWSFLRDFDLYPRDLRKIDSSSVDIIPSILVKKKCIIINILYIKVLIAKDKLYIFDTSTAKDVSKLGVLMYDLESKLSQKHSQPSSVAKNITPDTTTLSSDPNTNQDKCAIENTSFNLNGNLNSTYNFNNSLSNHQSYEHKALESILINVMGSLETELKMHSTVSKQLLLGLENEVNRDKLRDLLIKSKDLSLFYQKSLLIRDVLDELLENDEDMAGMYLTNPIKPNQDIADFDFADLEMLLETYYTQCDEYVQQAESLIQDIKSTEEIVNIILDANRNSLMLLELKITIYTLGFSVATLLPAFYGMNLKNFIEESNFGFSGIVSISIIMGIYVTRKNFAALRSTTRLTMLNNHMGNLSPKHTSIANENTQKYVPTLWLNCTKAWERFWWGRSLRKRERVLKTRENREKIWKWLLEKDPK
- the TBLA0E01880 gene encoding uncharacterized protein (similar to Saccharomyces cerevisiae GIP4 (YAL031C); ancestral locus Anc_7.61) translates to MLPQNEANEALTRKNTVFLDIYDIKILQYQIAITKLLELKNTLQNLETSLKTRHPDAYIVPLLNYILSLCEGPVLNVHISIRKRYRLLSQFKLCKLSEVGIISPDNQNGTSEIKQVYEIPNIELEVLLPDVSEDSLFYSNNMYNRDLQWKLFHSLSCIIDNSLKIYTGMLDQVEKERNLYGSLNPFGRTAKFNYNSIDDLLESPEASLSLDMAVLISDFNRDTSLESFRKLQLQLLKIIINGFQDKIKPFLSKYYSQLKIFSTPNNTKNTNDVIMDIQSLPHWEYTLHRLYTFIFKSISYMDILISLLRQIYFPNKLYFQDIKIKLRSKNVHDYEEMIQMLEDISNNYRDDETIRLLINLLGSYTKRGSLFFVQPDNVLDCYNNGVVKAYEKLKFFINFFKNWYKIWLHIENNKDGKKLLDNLSQAQLLRMLNERKNVDHKGMTTSKEGLKKSKKLSTADNHLAPTTNVSSLANSGSKNNLSLKHQVGLQRSSSMMLRKSSPSSPRSSIGIVRSSSVKRLSTKIDPSNHAAVASALAANSMSTTPTRSSTGLKRSSSVNARPLSAIASSQAVSSPNSSLNTTPKVSRKPSNSRESKPPTHKKKSLNDLKQQSSQTRQRSSSLQASFHSHHLMPSHPPQIRANSLDTEPSLVNQKRIQENVNKNLLRTPPTANSNSHSKVGTPTSINSNNSGTKNSRHSISTFASLRPKENTNNSSTIMGSPLGRKRYSAISNTNTVDIDDIMLDLDNLKLDNDSSNVVNHKLASKGKNNSNLVFSNTERSRSNGSSNSSMEYSQDEWHDADGMISPNNNASVNSSTTSLVKKVRFAGVPPIVEVDEPKTTTPSKRRSWHSKPDYLNTLSPPPGIITNAASNSSLLNSRNSKNSNEFAKIDHTSSNSIQYRNNLKKSYDDIPEEGEDFNRENSPQIMTTTTRQAKKFANPLMSRLK
- the POP5 gene encoding RNA-binding protein POP5 (similar to Saccharomyces cerevisiae POP5 (YAL033W); ancestral locus Anc_7.59), producing MVRLKSRYILFEILTPTDIQDLKEYDSLSLRQLTPVEINSRILLNEIRRSLQVNFGDYGSAKVNSLIHIKYFSNMTSTGIIRCLREDVDLVVSAMALVKNINGLGVSTNSILLNDIIINPVKISGTIKKIEQYAIKRNAKLLRLVQKENSGGKNQLLVDFSGISDKDVEDQEDA